Proteins co-encoded in one Hydrogenobacter sp. genomic window:
- the cdaA gene encoding diadenylate cyclase CdaA, giving the protein MVNFDFLKFFSFRDILDIIAVSFFIYMVIHFLKITKGLQILKGLAFIGSFWILAEFLGLRTLSWIFDKFWAVGLFSLVVIFQPEIRKALSRIGQKTHVVGIKFVEERIVERIVRACSFLSERQIGALIVIERGQNIEGLLEGCVSIDSIVSVELLITIFDPLTPLHDGAVIIKGDRIAFASCILPLSKSTELPKKYGTRHRAALGIAEESDAIAVVVSEETGEISVAVDEKFYRNLDPETLKNLLFKELGINHA; this is encoded by the coding sequence GGACATTTTAGATATAATAGCCGTCTCTTTCTTCATATATATGGTCATACACTTTTTGAAAATCACCAAGGGTTTACAAATACTCAAAGGGCTGGCATTTATAGGTTCTTTCTGGATCTTGGCGGAGTTTTTGGGTTTGAGAACTTTATCTTGGATATTTGACAAATTCTGGGCAGTTGGTCTCTTTTCTTTGGTTGTTATATTCCAGCCTGAGATAAGAAAAGCTCTTTCACGTATAGGGCAGAAGACACACGTTGTGGGAATAAAGTTCGTTGAAGAGAGGATTGTGGAGAGAATAGTAAGAGCGTGCAGTTTTCTATCCGAAAGACAGATAGGGGCTCTCATAGTTATCGAAAGAGGTCAGAATATAGAGGGATTGCTTGAAGGATGCGTTTCTATAGACAGTATAGTCTCCGTTGAACTTCTTATAACCATCTTTGATCCACTTACCCCCCTGCATGATGGTGCTGTAATTATAAAGGGTGACAGGATAGCTTTTGCCTCCTGTATCCTACCTCTCTCTAAATCTACGGAGCTTCCTAAAAAGTATGGTACCAGACACAGGGCAGCTCTTGGCATAGCGGAAGAAAGCGATGCCATAGCTGTAGTAGTGTCTGAAGAGACGGGTGAGATCTCGGTGGCAGTTGATGAAAAGTTTTACAGGAACTTGGATCCAGAAACTCTAAAAAATCTATTGTTTAAGGAGCTTGGCATAAATCATGCTTAA